Genomic DNA from Salinibacterium sp. NK8237:
CGGTGCGCTTTCACGCACACAACTTTTCGAGAGTTGCACCTTCGGCCGCTCGGACACGGTACCGGGAGAGAGTTTAGTACAGATATCGACGGCGTGCGTTCACGGGTTCCGGCGCATCCAATCGAGGCAGTGCACGAGCAGGGCGCTCGCCACGCAGAATGCGCCAGCGATGATGCACAGCGGTGACGCAGTTTGGGCGAGGTTGAACAACTGCCAGCTGTTTTCGTCGATCGTTCCGCGACCATAAAGTCCCTTGAACGACCACCACAGCCCTCCGACTCCGCTTGCCATGAGGACACCACCAACCGACCACAGAACGTAGATCCAGGGATTGCGAGCGAGACTTGTTGGCGTGCTCGTGACTTCCGGGCCCTCGACGACAGCCGCGCCATCCAGATACTGCGTCTGGGGCGTCGTGGGATCGGAGACGGGCATGGGTGCGACTGCGGATGGGGGTGCAGAGAGTGACGGGCCGCGTTCATCACGCGCGACCTGCGGCGGTGCCGGGGCTACGGAGGTAGCGACGGGCTGGCGGTAACTATCAACTGTCCGTGCGGTGCGAGTGCTCTCTTCTCTCGGGCCACCCTCACCTGCCGCATAACCCCGTTGAAAAACGGGGTCGAATCGGGGGTCAATGCTTTTGTCTGTCGCCACGGTGCTCCCTTGTTCGCCCTCTCATCGTAGGCAGAAAGCATCCAAAAGTCGCGCTTTCCTCATCAATCAATTATCCGGAGCGCTGTTCCGCTCGCGGCGCTGTTCCGCTCGCGGCGCTGTTCCGCTCGCGGCGCTGTTCCGCTACCGGCACTGATCCGCTCGAGGCACTGTTCCGCTCGGGGAGAACACCCACCTGAGCCCATACCCCCCTAGGTATGCTGGGTTGATGAGCTCTTCCCCCACGCACCGCACACGCCGCATCCTCGTTATCGGTGGAGTCGCCGCCGGAATGTCCTTCGCCACGCGCATGCGTCGTCGCGATGAGCACGCCGAGATCGTCATCTTTGAACGCAGCGGTCACGTGTCGTTCGCCAACTGCGGGCTTGCGTACTATCTCGGCGGTGTCATCACCGACCGCGACGAGCTGCTGCTGCAGACTCCCGCAGGCCTCGGCAGCCGCTTCGGCCTCGACGTGCGCGTCAACCACAACGTCACCGCCATCGACCCGACCCAACGCAGCATCACCGTGCACAACCACGTCGACGACACCATCAGCACCGAAAGCTACGACGAGCTCGTGATCGCGACCGGCGCGAGCGCAGTCATTCCTGCCATCCCTGGCAGTGAGCGGATGCTCGTGCTGCGCAATATCGAAGACGTCGACCTGCTCCAGTCCTCCCTCGACGCCCTCGACCCGGCGACCGCGAACGTTGTCGTTTTGGGTGCCGGCTACATCGGCATCGAGATGGCCGAAAATCTTGCCAAGCGCGGCCTCAAGGTCACTCTCGCGCAACGCCCCGCGCATGTGCTCGGAACCTTCGACGCCGAAATGGTCACCCCGATCGAAGCCCACCTTCGCGAGAACGGCGTTGCCCTCCACCTCGCGACGGAAGCGATCGCGATGGATGACACCTCCGTCCAGCTCAGCGACGGCTCCAGCGTTGCCGCAGACCTCGTCGTCGCGGCTGTTGGTGTGCGACCCGACAACGGGCTCGCCGTGCACGCTGGCCTCGCTACCGGGCCAACGGGCGGCATCCGGGTCAGTGCTGGGTATCAGACCAGCGCACCCCACATCTATGCGATCGGCGACGTCGCCGAGAAGGTCGGGGCGATCAGCGGCGAGCACGAACTCGTTGCGCTTGCGGGGCCAGCCAACCGTGACGGCCGCTACCTTGCCGACACGCTCGCCGGGGATCACGTGCACTCGAAGCCCGCACTCGGCACCGCCATTGTCGGCGTTTTCGATCTCACCGCCGCCAGCCTCGGTTCGACCGAGCGCGCGCTGCGTGCTGCCGGTCGCGACATTCGCGTGATCCACACCCACCCGGTGTCTCACGCTGGCTATTACCCCGGCGCCCAGTCGCTGTCACTCAAGCTCATCGTCGACGCCGCCACCGATCTCATCCTCGGCGCCCAAGCCGTCGGGCGCGAAGGTGTCGACAAGCGAATGGATGTGATTGCGACCGCCACGAGCGTCGGCCTCACTGCAAGTGCTCTCGCCGACCTCGAGCTCTCCTATGCGCCGCAGTATGGCTCAGCCAAAGACCCCATCAACCACCTCGGCTACGTCGCCAAAAACCTGCGAGACAACCTCAGCGCCTCGATTCAGTGGCACGAGATCGATGCCGAACTGGAGGCGGGCACGCTGCTGGTGGATGTTCGCACCCCCGCCGAATTCGAAAGCGGCGCCATCCCGCACGCCGTCAACATTCCGCTCGACGATTTGCGCAGCCGCTTCGGCGAGCTCGACGACCGCCGCGTGATCGTGCACTGCCAGGTCGGACAGCGCGGCCACACCGCCGTGCGCATCCTCACCCAGCACGGAATCGACGCCGTCAATCTCGATGGCGGCTACCGCACATGGCTCGCGGCCAACGCCTAATCAACCACTCGCTCATATTCAGCTGACCACTTCACCCCAAGGAATCCCCATGAACACCGTTACACCTCAGACCCTCTCCGAACTCACCAACCCCGTCGTCGTTGACGTGCGCGAACCCGGCGAATACGTTTCGGGGCATGCGCCTGCGGCCGCGAGTATTCCGCTCGGGGAACTCGTTGCTCGTGTCGAAGAACTCGACCGTGACGAGACCGTCTACGTCATCTGCGAGAGCGGTGGACGCAGCGCTCAGGCCGTCGAATGGCTCAACACTCAAGGCTTCGACGCTGTCAACGTCGAGGGCGGAACTTCCGCCTGGCGTACTGCCGGCCTGCCCGTCACGAAAGGCAACTAGTCATGACCGCCTCTGAAGTTGCTACCTCTGAAGTCGCCACCTCCGCGGATGCCGCTACCGGGCACGACCCCGAAGCCATGCGCAAGGTCATGAACCGCCTCAAGCGCGCCGAAGGTCAGCTGCACGCCCTCATCCAGTCGATGGGAGCCGACTCGAACTGCAAAGACGTTGTCACGCAACTCGCTGCCGTCAGCAAGGCACTCGATCGCGCCGGTTTCATGATCATCGCGAACGCCCTGCAATCATGCTCGACGGATGATGCGGATGGCGAGGGCAACCACGATGGAATGTCCCATGCTGACATCGAGAAGCTCTTCCTCACTCTCGCCTAACAGTGTCGGTCGTGCCGCCTAGGGTTGAAGCATGGCCCGAGCTGTAAGTAATTTTCGCTGCACTGAGTGCGGCTGGACGAGCATTAAATGGGTGGGCCGCTGCGGCGAATGCCAGCAGTGGGGCACCGTGACGGATGCTGGCGCAGCAACAGGCATCACCAAGCGCGTGGCCACCGTTGCCGTCTCTAACACGAGCGGCGCACGCTCCATCACCGAGATCGGTGCCGAGTCCGTTGCGCACTGGCCGAGCGGCATCGCCGAGTTCGACCGCGTGCTCGGCGGCGGCGTCGTGCCCGGCGCTGCCATTCTGTTGAGCGGCGAACCCGGCGTCGGCAAGTCAACGCTGCTACTCGAGGTGGCGTCGCGGGCTGCGGCATCCGGTCAGCGTGTTCTGTATGTCACGGCCGAAGAGTCGGTGAGCCAAGTTCGCTTGCGCGCCGAACGCACCAACGCCCTGCACCCGTCGCTGTTCTTGGCCGCCGAGACCGATCTCGGCACGATCCTCGGTCAGATCGATCACGTCAAGCCACAACTAGTGATCGTCGACTCCGTGCAAACGGTCGCCTCTGCCGCAACCGAGGGCATCGCGGGCGGGCCGTCGCAAGTGCGCGAAGTTGCGTCCACTCTCATCCGGGTCAGCAAAGACCAGAACCTGCCCATCCTCCTTGTGGGTCACGTCACTAAAGACGGCACCATTGCGGGCCCACGCCTGCTCGAACACCTCGTGGATGTCGTGCTCCAGTTCGAAGGCGACCGCCAGACGGCGCTGCGCTTTGTCCGCGCCCACAAGAACCGTTTTGGCTCCACCGAAGAAGTCGGTTGCTTCGAGATGACCGGCGAAGGCATCGCCGAGGTTTCCGACCCCAGCGGCCTCTTCCTTTCCCACGCCCGCCAACCCGTGAGTGGCACGTGCGTCACGATCGCCCTCGAAGGTCGGCGTGCTCTGCCCGTTGAGGTGCAGGCGCTGATCGTGAAATCTCAGGCTCCCCAACCGCGCCGCGTCGTCAACGGCGTCGATGCCTCACGAGTGGCCATGCTGCTCGCGGTGCTTGAGCGGCGAGCGGGAATCCCTCTGTCTACCTTCGATGTGTACGTGTCGACCGTGGGCGGCATCCGCGTCACGGAGCCCGGCGCCGACCTCGCGATCGCGCTCGCCATCGCCAGCGCGTATAAGGACAAAGCGTTCTCCGCCACCATGGCCGTCGTCGGCGAGATCAGTCTGGCTGGCGAGATTCGACCGGCATCATCCGCGAAGCAGCGACTGGCAGAAGCAGCACGCCTCGGTTTCGACACCATCATCGATGCCGACGCTGCCCACGTGCGTGAAGCCCTCCGCCTGGCCTTTGCTGGCGCGACCGACGAGCGCGTGCAGATCCCCGAGTTCTAACCACTCGGTTTCGCGCAACTCCCCCGAGAACGAAGCAACGGCGGCTCATCCGAAGATGAGCCGCCGTTGCACTGCTAGGTGGTGAAATGTTGGCTAGCCGAACAGGGTCCAGAGACCCCAGTCCTCTACGCGCCAGCTGATCCAGCCGTTCTCACGCTGCAAGCTGACCAGAATCGAATCGCTCTCACCGCTTGCTGGCTTCACTGCGCGACACGTGAACGTGTCACCGATGAGGACCGGCGGAGTAGAGGGGCACGAAAGCTGAATGTCCGCTCCGAGAGTTGCGGCTTGAGCCTGAATCGAATTTTCAATCTGGTTGCTGAAGGTCTGCGGGATCAAGGAGATGAGCAGTCCGGGAAGAATCAACATTCCGATAACCAGCGACATCATCGAGCCAGTCCAGGTCGCGATTGGTGCGATGCCCTTACCGGTCTCTTTCATGGTGCGAAGGCCGCGAATCACGAGGTAAACAGGTGCAGTGAGGAATGCCCACGCTGCGCTTGCAGGTTCTTCGTGTCCCCACACCTGCAAGAGCAGGTTGTCGTAGGCAGCAAGGCCGAGCACAACAATATAAGGAGCAATCCAGACGACAAGGAGCAGCGGCAAGTTGCTGCCAAGGCCTGCGCCCGCAATCAAGAACATGCTGGTCAAAAGTTGAATCACCGGCAGGATCGCGATGAGCCACACAGCCGCGTTGTAGGTGCGGTGTTGGCGAATCTCGCGCTCAGGCGCAGCTTCTTCTTCGGCGTACGAGCTGAGAGTGGATGCACCGGGCATCGAGTTCGCGTGAGCATTAGCCGACTTCGGCAGCAGCATCGGCTCATCGGCCTGCTGCGCGTCGTCAATGGGTGCCTCGAGTTCACGCAGGGTCATCGCGAGAAGCGGCTGAGCGCTTAGCTCGTCGTGAACCGGAGCAGTCTCGGGCTCGGGCTCGCTGCGCGTCTCCGTTGTGAGGAAGTCGTCGGTGTCGTGGCGTTCGCGATCGCGCTGTTCACGCCGCGACGGAAGCTCATCGACATCATCGTCATAGTCGTCGTCGGCGAACGCAAGCTTCGTCGTCGGCTGCACAACAATAGGGGCACGTGCATCTGAGGTGTGCTCGGTCCAGGCCTGGGCATCCCACCAGCGCAACTGGGGCAAGCCCAGTGGATCTGGGTACCATCCGGCTGGCACACCGAAACTGTTGTCTTCCACGTTGAACAGAGTAACCGTCACAGAGTCGGGATAGAAAGACCTGTTTATAACATTGATGTCGGCGTGAGTCTGGATGTAACCCTAAAGAGTGCCGAAAATGGCCTTAAATGGTCTATTTTCGACCATTTGTCCCCTGAACTGGGTCAGACGCCCGATTTCTCCTGAAGGGCAAAAATCTTTCCACAGGGCGTCAGAGAGAGGGCTACCTAGGAAAGGGTGAGGGCATCGAGAATGTCATCGGGCTCTGCTTGCATCGCGTGGGGGCCAGCGACGTCGAACCAGACCGACTCCAGAACGCCTCGATTGGTCTCCAAAAAGGTGCGCAAGTCATCCGCGCGATAGGCGACGACCTGATGGTCGGTCTCCTCGGGCAGCATCGCAACGTATGCCTCGACCGACGAGAACAGCAACAGCATGTACTTGTCAGCTTCTCCGCGACGAAAGACACGCACTTGCGCTTCGTTCTCGTTCGACGCGCTGCCGTCAGAGGCGGCGCCGTCACTGGCAGTATCCGTGAGCAGCGGCACCATCACGCGGTCGTTACGCAGCGCCAGAGCCACTGCTACCGGGTCGCCAGCTTCCAGAGCTTGAGCGAGCAAGGGCGAGCTGAAGTCGGCACTCTGCGCCGAGGAGGATGAAGAATCCATAACCAATCCGGGTTAGTTCAAAATGAACTGTTTGGTGCTCTCCGACGTGATGTCGCCAACAGAGACCTCGAGGTGATAGC
This window encodes:
- a CDS encoding FAD-dependent oxidoreductase; the encoded protein is MSSSPTHRTRRILVIGGVAAGMSFATRMRRRDEHAEIVIFERSGHVSFANCGLAYYLGGVITDRDELLLQTPAGLGSRFGLDVRVNHNVTAIDPTQRSITVHNHVDDTISTESYDELVIATGASAVIPAIPGSERMLVLRNIEDVDLLQSSLDALDPATANVVVLGAGYIGIEMAENLAKRGLKVTLAQRPAHVLGTFDAEMVTPIEAHLRENGVALHLATEAIAMDDTSVQLSDGSSVAADLVVAAVGVRPDNGLAVHAGLATGPTGGIRVSAGYQTSAPHIYAIGDVAEKVGAISGEHELVALAGPANRDGRYLADTLAGDHVHSKPALGTAIVGVFDLTAASLGSTERALRAAGRDIRVIHTHPVSHAGYYPGAQSLSLKLIVDAATDLILGAQAVGREGVDKRMDVIATATSVGLTASALADLELSYAPQYGSAKDPINHLGYVAKNLRDNLSASIQWHEIDAELEAGTLLVDVRTPAEFESGAIPHAVNIPLDDLRSRFGELDDRRVIVHCQVGQRGHTAVRILTQHGIDAVNLDGGYRTWLAANA
- a CDS encoding rhodanese-like domain-containing protein — protein: MNTVTPQTLSELTNPVVVDVREPGEYVSGHAPAAASIPLGELVARVEELDRDETVYVICESGGRSAQAVEWLNTQGFDAVNVEGGTSAWRTAGLPVTKGN
- a CDS encoding metal-sensitive transcriptional regulator → MTASEVATSEVATSADAATGHDPEAMRKVMNRLKRAEGQLHALIQSMGADSNCKDVVTQLAAVSKALDRAGFMIIANALQSCSTDDADGEGNHDGMSHADIEKLFLTLA
- the radA gene encoding DNA repair protein RadA, whose product is MARAVSNFRCTECGWTSIKWVGRCGECQQWGTVTDAGAATGITKRVATVAVSNTSGARSITEIGAESVAHWPSGIAEFDRVLGGGVVPGAAILLSGEPGVGKSTLLLEVASRAAASGQRVLYVTAEESVSQVRLRAERTNALHPSLFLAAETDLGTILGQIDHVKPQLVIVDSVQTVASAATEGIAGGPSQVREVASTLIRVSKDQNLPILLVGHVTKDGTIAGPRLLEHLVDVVLQFEGDRQTALRFVRAHKNRFGSTEEVGCFEMTGEGIAEVSDPSGLFLSHARQPVSGTCVTIALEGRRALPVEVQALIVKSQAPQPRRVVNGVDASRVAMLLAVLERRAGIPLSTFDVYVSTVGGIRVTEPGADLAIALAIASAYKDKAFSATMAVVGEISLAGEIRPASSAKQRLAEAARLGFDTIIDADAAHVREALRLAFAGATDERVQIPEF
- a CDS encoding DUF2510 domain-containing protein, whose amino-acid sequence is MTVTLFNVEDNSFGVPAGWYPDPLGLPQLRWWDAQAWTEHTSDARAPIVVQPTTKLAFADDDYDDDVDELPSRREQRDRERHDTDDFLTTETRSEPEPETAPVHDELSAQPLLAMTLRELEAPIDDAQQADEPMLLPKSANAHANSMPGASTLSSYAEEEAAPEREIRQHRTYNAAVWLIAILPVIQLLTSMFLIAGAGLGSNLPLLLVVWIAPYIVVLGLAAYDNLLLQVWGHEEPASAAWAFLTAPVYLVIRGLRTMKETGKGIAPIATWTGSMMSLVIGMLILPGLLISLIPQTFSNQIENSIQAQAATLGADIQLSCPSTPPVLIGDTFTCRAVKPASGESDSILVSLQRENGWISWRVEDWGLWTLFG
- a CDS encoding SseB family protein, giving the protein MDSSSSSAQSADFSSPLLAQALEAGDPVAVALALRNDRVMVPLLTDTASDGAASDGSASNENEAQVRVFRRGEADKYMLLLFSSVEAYVAMLPEETDHQVVAYRADDLRTFLETNRGVLESVWFDVAGPHAMQAEPDDILDALTLS